The window TATTATATATGTGAAGCACCACAGCCAAAGACTGTCTCATTTACAGTGTGgtgatattttatttcattatagaatatacatacatatatactaataaTAAGCGAGAGCTTATTAATTCTAATCGGCTCTGAATTGGCCCAGCTTGTCGACAGTTTTAAAGTGTAAACTTGCACTGAGATTAACAAATCAGTCTTTGTATCTATAAATAGAAAGTTAGTTAGTGATTATTTTATGACACTATGAATTTTACATTAACAATGTAAAAACATATGTTAAAAATGTGAAACTAAAGCCAGTGGAAATATTCATTCAAATCTactataatataaaaattaatacttattcaaatattaaataaaataaccaTAACGAATACCACCCAGTCCCACATATATTAAGAGATGTTTGAttctttcaaaattttattgtagcaaaaaaataaaaaatttaaagatttgAGATGAATTGAAACAGGCTTAAGGTCAATTTTAAAGTTATCGTATTAAATAACTTCCAAGCGAAAACTGCAAATATTCTAATACCTTTAAAATTTATCTCGAGCCTTTTTTAATTCATCTCACAATTTTGAAAGGTAACtcaacaaaacattatttgtAAGATGTTTTTAAGTTTCGGTTGAAAAACTTGTACAGTGCAAAAGcgaatattataaatttctaTGCAGATCTAACGAAATACTTTTgctatatattaattttttttgttgctttacGAATCTTTTTTTATAGAGAAATCTTCTGTTTTCAAGCCATTATTTCAATTGGTTGCCACAGAAAAAGGTCTTGCatcgttttgttttcttttagtttaaCATCTTTTCTCCTAGAAGGTGATTTCAAACATCATATACTCATTTTTCTATCCTTGGGCAAAATAGTTTTGATTTGTTTGTACATCAGTAAAtcagtttttaataaatacaTTGTTTATAGTATATAGCTAATAAGTATATAGCTATAGCCTTCTCTGTTATTGGTTTAAGCTTCTTCTAGGTATATATCAACAATTTACCCAATTGAGAGACGACCATCtacctttttattttatttacatactCGTACATATTTCCAAATGTTTATCTAATCTGGAGTAAAGTCATCATCGTCTACATGAACTAAGCCCTTCGTCAGTCATAAGTCAGGAAAGTTTTTACAAACTTTTCAGCCATAATTTGGGTCACAGCTCATCACATTTGATGATAAATAAGCACAAGAGAAGCAAAAATGTTAAGATGAGTCTTAGCGAATGTGTCAAGACAATGCCAAATTATGGTGAATCATGGCAAAATGTGCAGTGACCCGAAATGAGTAGaggattttatttattgttagatatttttgttttgttactaATCAGACAAATGAGTTTTGCTGCAGCAGACGATGGGCGACCTGAATTTTACCTTGTTTGGGCCAATAAATAGTTGGCTAATTGAAGTGTGGCCCACTTAACAAGCCATTTGCATGCACagagaaatagaaataaaacaaGCATAGCCTACTTAATGGCGCCATAGCGTTAAATGTTACCCAGTTTCAAACGGTATGgcgtacaattttttttctgcatTTGGGTTTTATTGGTTTTGGGGAAttgttttaattgaaatgGAAAACGCGTAAATTtaagtgctgctgctgctgcgtttgctgttgttttacatatgtgtgtttgtgagtgtgtgtgtttgtgtgagtgtgtaagtttgtttttctatttgcATTCAATTTCACTTTgcaacaaaacacaaattgcAATGGACACCAAATGGGGAGTTGGATGGGGTAAGTGTTTATTAACTTTGCCTGTTTGATCCACTTTAGTTAGTGCCGGGCTCATCCTATCTgcagtcttttttttttggctcagTTGTCTGCTTTGCAAGGATGTTTGACCATGTGGCATGGTCATGAGGAGGCAGGcaccaaatgaatgaatgaatgcgaaaaaaagcacaaaaacagAAAGTAGAATGAGAAACTGGTTGTTGGTTGGTAAGGCCCAGCACAGAAGCGGATAATTCAAATGTAATTTACAAAAGCACTCGTTTGATTTGTGTTACTTGTGCACTTCTCTGGCCAGGCACTGAGACAGAGAACGAGGTAGATGGGGATCAACAGCAGGGACAGAGCTGGACAAAGAAATAGAAAGCGAATGGGTTAAGGGGAATCAGTAAATTAGTTAGCTCTGGCTTTagttctgtgtgtgtttgggagTGAGAAGCGAACTCTGGCAAGTGAAAAGCTTGCGCTAACAAGCtcaaaaaccccaaaaacctaacaaaaataaaattaaatacaacaAAGAGCAAACTTTGGGATTATTTCTTTACATCGAATTGTGTATACTCTTTGCTATGGTGTTAACTCGGCTTTAGGAGAACAAACTGTTATATATTGTCCTTATGTGACTCGTAAAATTATTGGGTTTGTTATTCAAATTTGGTTAAAACtcagttttttttgtataattttccCTTCAAGTGTTGGACCTTTTCTTGCACAGGATAATCCTAACTTTTGGTAGTCCTTTGTGTTAAGCAAATGGAATAAAcaaagtaaaaaagaaaaaatgaatacaagtaaaaaatgctTTACATAAAAAACAGTattctttctcttttgattcgtattattttaatttaattatctAACTAATTGGATCGGCATGCACGAAATTCAACTAATTAAGCATACAAATTACAACAATTAGGTGGCAGATAgccttacatacatatgtaaatgtttgTATATTTGTATGAAGTATGAATACAGCTTATGGCCAAAACCGAAACCCAGACACAGACACGCTCAGACTTTAATTGTCGGCAGATTAAATTAATGCAAAAGACAAATGTATGCAGATAGATAGTACAAGAATACGAATATCAATAGCAAAATGAGTTAGTTTTGGCTTATTGCCATAGGGGATagatacttacatatgtatatgtgttttattgatgtgtgtgtgtgtgtgtgggtgtgtgacTGTCTGATGAGTAAGTATTAATGGCAGAGTTTTGGGATAAAACTTAGACAAAGCCTTTTGGCCATACAACACGTACGGTAAATTAACTTAATTAATGGTATTTTGCTTTGCTAAAGATAACCAAAAGTCATGAAGAAATGTGATTGATGTGGCTTGAGAATGAGTCGccattcatatatgtatatatatttaggtatgtatgtatatgggcAAATATATTTGCAGTTGACTTCTGCTCtctatgtaaataaaaataaatgtaaatacCTCTTTAATAAAACTTTCCATTCAATCGTAATGCTCTTTGCTATCAGAGAAATGGCAAAAAACTTAAcagaattttaaattattagaTTAAGTTAAGCTGACCGATTATTAATCAAGATTATTGAAAATAGGCGGATTCCCAAAAACACAACGCAgcattgaaaaatttaaaagaacaaTCAAAtgattcattttttatttaattaatacaGAATTAAGGATAGTAGGAATTAAGTAGGAGTCAGAAGAATAGTCGTCTTTTCAGTAGGAGTAGGAACTGCCCTTGatgaaaaatacatatgaattTTCGGTACGAATATCTTCTCGGAAGAATTCAAGATAGTTTAGAAAAAACATGAATTCGAGCTGATTTCGAAAAGGGGAATACTTGATCAATTTTATTAACGATATATGTAACAAGGTAGTGATAATATTATTGATTAAATATGGCATTACTATAATATTTTCTACAACCATCTTCCTATCAATACTCAAGAGATATAAGCCTTGGGATTTAAAGAAGCTATTATCATGTTTAAAAAATAGGACCCAGACTCTGGTGAGTGTTAATAGTTTTCAAAGTGACTTCCCTATTGTGATAGCATTCTTTTAAATCCAGGATTAAGACAACGAAATGTTAAGCGCCGAAATGATATTAGGATGAAAACAAAGAGCACTCTTCCATATAATGcaaaatttaagttttgaaGGATTTTGGGATGATTACTTAATGAAAACTTTGTTTCAAAGCTCTTTTCGTTTTGGTGCCGAGTTTCAATGTCTTTTGTGAGCAAGTTGAATTCCTCAAACAATTAATTGTCTTCTCAACTTAgggaattaaaattttcaataaatatgTATCGCTTCCAATATTTCGATTACTTCGATATAATGTGATTATCCCACACATTGTCACTTATCGAAATTTCAGTGAGTTTTttggaaaacattttaaattttgtgttCAGTAGAAATCCTGCAGTCAATATTGCCGTGATCCCATGTATTTTTGATCAGTTCGAGCAGCGGAGTCATGTCGagtgatattttttttacatttggACAGGTTTTATATATTTCGTTAGCAGAATTGGGGAAGAaactaaattatacatataatttaatttcttaaaGCTCTGATTTCTCAAGTCATTTTCATTGCTTGTAGCTTACATTcagattaaaatttttaagataTATTGAGTTCAACATAGAATTAAACCAATTTGTGTTCCGCATAAAaagtttagtttaattttcaaaaattaagacatGCAAATATTTTCGAATATTGATTGAAGTTTTCTATAAAATTTATCAATTGGCCAATTTgccaatattttattttctgtcttctcgttttatgagtttttttcattttgacaaattacaatatttgtatatagaGTCAAACAAAATGTGTCATTCATTTGTcgcatttatttaaaaaatttgttcacAATTTGCTTTGCTTCTTGCCAAACAGGCAATTTAAGgctaattttatttttttgttattgcaaTTTGTCGATGGTTATGTCTGACAGCGACAAATGTCAAAATGTCAACCATTAAAAAAAGGataaacacaacaacaacaacaacaaaagatcACATACATACACCCATACAGAAGAATCACAGTAAAAGAGGCAGGATGatgaaaatatattcatttttattttaacatgGCACACATGAATATtgtacacatgtatgtatgaatgtatacaGTGGCGGCGCCCAAAAATATGCTAGGAAAATATGTATGTTGTTGCGCGAGaatgaaaagcaaaagtgTTGGCACatgtttgtaaaatatttttgtgtgcCATTTTAATCCACTTTTCAGAATTTATTATGCAGAAACGTTCAAAAATGTTTGCCCGCCAAAATGTagtctctttttttgttgtctattCGGTTTCTATATGGGTTTGtcctttttcgtttttttttttttttattgtgtgttggattttggttttgtccAAGTCCATGTCCACATGTTTCGGGTCATAAATCTGCAATTACCAGTCAAGCCAAAAGTGACTATATACACTACTGCAATATCAAGCATTGCCAAGAGTTTCAGTTGATGAATTggtttttagattttttaaatttatgtcTCTCCGCTAGCCGAAAGTGTTTTTTAAGATAGCCAATACGTTGCAGCAAGAggagaaaatttcaaaaaatctttTGGGATATAGAATTTCACAGTTAAGTGTGGtgttttttgagttttgaGTTTGTCAGATATGAACTTAAACaaggaaaatattttcaattgtgcAAATTATCTGGCCAATTCTTAATCAAGGTTAATGCCCCCCAATCTATCAATATTTTTGCAAGAAGAATTACCAATTTGTATTATCTTTGATTAAATTGataattcaattaattaatttttaaacaaaccTACATTAAAcggaaattgatttttttttcttattaatttAATGAAAGAAATCTTCTGTTTAAGATAAAGACAGAATTTGCTTGAGATAAATAACTGATTGCTGGCTTTGGTATAAAAACCAATGGATGAAGTGAAAGTTAAACAATCTTTCTAAAATGTTTCGCGCAATTGTATTCCTCTGCCTGCTGGTAGTTTCAACAACTTCAACAACGCAAATAAAGCCAATTATCAAAGATGGTGAGTTGAACTAAATATAGGCTGATGTTCCTAAAATAATCTGTAATTGTAGGCTTGCCAGGTTTTGCGAATATTACAACAGAACCTTTTCTCAAAATTGGAGAAGGCTACTATTACATTGAAACTAACTTTGTAAGGAACTGGTTTGATGCCTATGCAACTTGCCGCCAAATTGGAGCAGAGCTTATCACAATCGAAACAATTGAAGAATGGCAACTGATTAATCAGTATCTGGCAGATATGAAAATTGACAATGTGCCCTACTGGACCTCGGGAACGGATTTAGCGAATCACGGACAACATGTTTGGTTCTCAAATGGTCTTAATTTTACTCTCGATGAGATTTGGTATCCAGGTGAACCAAATAATGATGGAGGTGTTGAACACTGTGATGAAATGTCCTTTACCTACGATGGTCCACCAACTGGATTAAATGATAAATATTGCTATAACATGAATAGATACATATGTGAGGCACCTCAGCCCAAAACAGCGTCGTTTATAGTGTGGTGATTGTTTCTGCATTGTATCTTTAAGAAATGTGCCTAACAatgtataaatttatataatgcTTGCAAAACATACTGATTAGGGCTTACAGCCAATAGTTTATTGCATGtcttgcaaaaataaataaaacattaaataaGAATAATTAAATCGGGCTAAAGGtttatgtaaattaaataaattagtcaTCACTCCAATTTTAGAATACCCTGTAGCAAGTGAATAAAGTTACTAGAGTACGAGAAATAAAGAACGTCTTGCAGCCAATCCGAATTTTCTTACCAACGATTTGAGCATTAAAATATCCAAGCGTAGTCTAATGCGACaaaactatataaaaatataaataattctaaaaatttaaatcaccCATCTCTAATTACTAGTTTGTGCGTCTTTGGATTGTAAACACAAGAGGCTTTGAGTTGTTAGGGCAGAGACACTTGGTCAATGTAATCACTACACTTGTAATTCAATACTGCGGACTTAAGTACTACTATTTAGGTTAGGCTATTATATCAATTTATATTCCTCAACTTCAAACCTTGGATTATCGTACAGAAGGGAATATTTCTTACATTATACTTGTTATTTGATTTATACTCTTCAGTTTGATAGAGAAAGTTCTTATCATTTGTGGTTTCGTCAGTTTTTATAGTTTGCTGATTTCTAAAATTGTTGAGtctattatatatgtacatatatatagttcCCTTAAGATAATTGTTAGatgcaaagaaaaaattatctTTCGGACTGCCCTATATTGATCCTACTTTCAGTCATGTAACATTCATTGATAAGAAACACTTTTCCATAGAATTTAGTTCAACAATTCAGTTAAGTAGTCTTGAGTTtcaatgacttttttttttttttttgacagaAATGAACTGATAATTTATCGCCTGATTTGGTATATAAAGCTTGTAGATTGAGTAGAAGTTAAACAGTGTTACTAAAATGTTTCGCGCAATTGTATTTCTGAGCTTGCTGGTCATTTCGATGACTTACGAAATTACTCCGATTATCAAAGATGGTAAgatcaagaaatatttcatAGGTTTTTCCAGAAATTCACTCTAAATTTTACAGGTCTACCAGGTTTTGCGAATATTACAACAGAACCTTTTCTCAAAATTGGAGAAGGTTATTATTACATTGAGACTAACTTGAGAAAGAACTGGTTTGAAGCCTATGAAACTTGTCGCCTTATTGGAGCAGAGCTCATCACATTTGAAACAATTGAAGAATGGAAACTGATTAATCAGTATTTGGTGGATATGAAAATTAACGATGTTACCTATTGGACCTCTGGGACTGATTTAGGCAATACAGGGGATCATGTGTGGTTCTCCACTGGTCTTAAAATTACTCTCGATGAGATTTGGTATCCAGGTGAACCAAATAATAATGGAGGTCTTGAACACTGTGATGAACTTTGCTATATAGGTTATGGATTTAATGATAGAAATTGCTTATACAACACAAGATACATTTGTGAAGCCCCTCAGCCGAAAACGGCGGCGTTTATAGTGTGGTGATTGTTTCTGCATTGTTTCTTTAAGAAATGTGCCTAACAATGTATAAATTTATAGAATGCTTGCAAAACATTCTAATTAGGGCTTACAgccaaaaatttgttgcatgtcttgcaaaaataaataaaactttaaataAGAATAATTAAATCGGGCTAAAGGtttatgtaaattaaataaattagtcaTCACTCCAATTTTAGAATACCCTGTAGCAAATGAATAAAGTTACTAGAGCACGAGAAATAAAGAACGTCTTGCAGCCACTCTGAATTTCCTTACCAACGATTTGAGCATTAAAATGTCCAAGCGTAGTCTAATGTGACGAAACAAgatgaaaatataaataattctaaaaatttaattcacCCATCTCTAATTACTAGTTTGTGCGTCTTTGGATTGTAAACACAGGAGGCTTTGAGTTGTTAGGGCAGAAAGAGACACTTGGTCAATGTAATCACTACTTGTAATTCAATATTGCGGACTTAAGTACTACTAAATTGATATTCCTCAACTTCAAACCTTGCAATTATCGTACAGAATGGAATATTTCTTACATTATACTTGTTATTTGATTTATACTCTTCAGTTTGATAGAGAAAGTTCTTATCATTTGTGGTTTCGTCAGTTTTTATAGTTTGCTGATTTCTAAAATTGTTGAGtctattatatatgtacatatatatatagttccCTTAAGATAATTGTTAGatgcaaagaaaaaattatctTTCGGACCGCCCTATATTGATCCTACTTTCAGTCATGTAACATTCATTGATAAGAAACACTTTTCCATAGAATTTAGTTCAACAAATTAGTTAAGTAGTCTTGAGTTTCAATGactaaaaaatgttttttttttttgacagaTATGAACTGATAATTTATCGCCTGATTTGGTATATAAAGCTTGTAGATTGAGTAAAAGTTAAACAGTGTTACTAAAATGTTTCGCGCAATTGTATTTCTTAGCTTGCTGGTAATTTCGATGACTTACGAAATTACTCCGATTATCAAAGATGGTAAGAGCATCAGATATTTGGTAGGCTTTTCAGAAATTCACTCTAAATCTTACAGGTCTACCAGGTTTTACGAATATTACTACAGCACCCTTTCTCAAAATTGGAGAAGGTTATTATTACATTGAGACTAACTTGAAAAAGAACTGGTTTGAAGCACATGAAACTTGCCGCCGTATTGGAGCGGAGCTTATAGCATTTGAAACAATTGAAGAATGGAAACTAGTTAATCAGTATTTGGCGGATATGAAAATGGACGATGTGCTCTATTGGACCTCTGGAAATGATTTAGCCAATGATGGACAACATGTTTGGTTCTCAAATGGTCTTAATATTACTTTGGATGAGATTTGGTATCCAGGTGAACCAAATAATGGTGTTGGAGGTTCTGCACACTGTGATGTAATGTGCTTTTCTAACGGTGGTCCTACTGGATTAAATGATACATATTGCTATAATATGATGCGATACATATGTGAGGCACCTCAGCCCAAAACGGCGGCGTTTATAGTATGGTGATGAATAatcaaaatctttaaaaactTCTTTAAAAACGTTTGGAGTACCTTAATATCGAAACAATTGTATTAACATGCAAAAATAAACATCGAAAGATGGAACATTTAATAAGATTTATcaaataaataatcaaaaatttaaaaatatttttcaagtaAATCCAacttaaattgattttattttactaATTAGCATTAGCGAAATGAAAGATCAAACAGGATTTTAAAAATAGCTGTGAAACGCAACTAGTTTTAAGCAGGTGCTAAGTTTATCCTTCAGGGGGaaagataaataaattgtattttcaaatatttttcatctTCCTTTTTGTTGGTTCAATTCGGACACATTAATTATGCTTAGTTTGGCTACAGTTTTGGCTTTAATTTGATTGGAGACTTGgtgaaaaaaaaggagagagagaaaccTTTTTTAGTTTGCTGGcctaaaaaacacacacacacacaaagaaaaGAGGTTAAAAAAGAAAGCAGGAACTTGCTAGttgcgttttcttcttttgccaTTTCTTGGGATGCTCGACTAACTTGTATGCGTTCATGCTTGGCAGCCAATTCAAGTCGTGTCATTTTGTTGAGTTTGTGTTGAGAGTTCGTTGAGTCTATCTTCTATCCTGTCCTGTCCTGTCCTATCCCATACCAGCCACCAAGCCATCTCTTACCACTCAACCGGCTCCTTACCCTTTCAACGCTTGTAATTCAAATGTCAGGCAAAAAGTTCTTACCAAGCCCGAACTCTACTTTTCCTtctcgttttcttttttcagtCGACCCACTTGAATATTGCTTTGGCTTTCAGTTTTTACCCAGCAGTTCTT is drawn from Drosophila willistoni isolate 14030-0811.24 chromosome 2R unlocalized genomic scaffold, UCI_dwil_1.1 Seg167, whole genome shotgun sequence and contains these coding sequences:
- the LOC26529000 gene encoding C-type lectin 37Da, encoding MFRAIVFLSLLVISMTYEITPIIKDGLPGFANITTEPFLKIGEGYYYIETNLRKNWFEAYETCRLIGAELITFETIEEWKLINQYLVDMKINDVTYWTSGTDLGNTGDHVWFSTGLKITLDEIWYPGEPNNNGGLEHCDELCYIGYGFNDRNCLYNTRYICEAPQPKTAAFIVW
- the LOC26529521 gene encoding C-type lectin 37Da; amino-acid sequence: MFRAIVFLSLLVISMTYEITPIIKDGLPGFTNITTAPFLKIGEGYYYIETNLKKNWFEAHETCRRIGAELIAFETIEEWKLVNQYLADMKMDDVLYWTSGNDLANDGQHVWFSNGLNITLDEIWYPGEPNNGVGGSAHCDVMCFSNGGPTGLNDTYCYNMMRYICEAPQPKTAAFIVW